The following is a genomic window from Bordetella petrii.
ACTGTGGCGAAGTCGCGGGCGAGAACGGCGGCACGGTGCCCGTGGATCTGGTGCGCCCCATCAGCCCGCTGCGCGTCTGCATGGCCGGCACCGAACAGGGCGGGGGACGCTGCGTGGCCCTGCGCGGCGAACTGGGGCAGCCCGGCATCCACTGTGCCATCTACCTGCAGCGGCCCACCCCTTGCCGCGAATTCGAAGTGTGGCAGCCCGATGGCTCGGTCAACCCCGACTGCCAGCGGTTGCGGGCCGCGCTGGGCCTGCCGCCGTTGGCGCCGCGCCCCGACGCCGAGAACGATCCCCAGGGGCCGGTGCACCCCCACCAGCCAGCGGCTGCCTGAAGCAAGCCGCAAGGCACAGCCGTGGCTGACGCTGGCGGGGGGCCGTAGTAGCATCGGCGCTACGGCAGCTCAGGAGACACAGGCATGGCGGTGCGCACAGATTTCCCGGATGGCCTGGCGCGGTGCGCCTGGGTGGACGGGTCGGTTGATTACCGACGCTATCACGACGAAGAATGGGGCCGACCGGTGGACGACGACCGCGCCCTGTTCGAGCAGTTGAGCCTGGAGGGCTTTCAGTCGGGCCTGAGCTGGCGCACCATTCTCGACAAACGGGAAGGCTTTCGCCGCGCCTTCGCCAATTTCGACATCGATACCGTGGCCCGCTATACCGCGGCGCGCGTCGAAAAACTGGTGGCCGACGCGGCGATCGTGCGCCATCGCGGCAAGATCGAGGCGGTCATCAACAACGCGCGGCGCGCCCGCGAAATGCGCGAGCGGCACGGCTCGCTGGCCGCCTATTTCTGGCGCTACGAAGCGCCGCCCGCCACGGGCGCGGCCGGACCCGTGTCGCAGTCGGCGCAGTCGCTGGCCTTGTCCAAAGACCTGAAGAAGCTGGGCTGGAAGTTCGTCGGCCCCACCACCGTGTACGCCTTCATGCAGTCGGTCGGCATGGTCAACGACCACAGCCCGCATTGCCATCATCATGCCGAATGCGAACAGGCCCGGGCACGCTTCGTGCGTCCTTAAGGCTTGCCTTCGGTAGTGTCGCACCTGCTTGGCGCAACGCGGCGGGGCTTCGACACCATCGTTGGTCGGGCAGATTTGGAAAAATCCGTACACATTCCTTGTCACAGATTTCCGCTTCCGCCTATACCCTGATAGCCAGGCCGGGCGGCATCGGGACGGCCCGGCAAAGGAACCGTGGCCATGACGCGCACAAAAAAAGTACTGATCGGGCTGGGCGGAGCCATTGTCTTGCTGCTGGCGGCCCTGGTGCTGGTGATCGCCCTGTTCGACTGGAACCAGCTCAAGCCCACCATCAATGAGCGCGTTTCCGCCGCCCTGGGCCGGCCGTTCGCCGTCAATGGCGACCTGACCGTGCAGTGGCGGCGGCCCGTAGACGAGCCGGGCTGGCGCGGGTGGGTACCCTGGCCGCACATCAGCATGGACGATGTATCGATCGGCAATCCCGACTGGGCCGAGGAGCCGGCCATGGCCACGCTGCAGCGGGCCGAGTTCAGCCTGTCGCCGTTGCCGCTGCTGAGCCACCATGTGGTCATCCGCCAGATCCAGCTGACCCGGCCGGCCGCGAGTCTGCTGCGCCTGAAAGACGGTCGCGCCAATTGGGTGTTCACCCTGCCGGACACCGGCGAACCGTCGCCCTGGGTGATGGACATCGACGAAATCGGCTTCGACCAGGGGCAGGTGCAGTTTCGCGACGAAACCCTGCGCGCCGACATCGAGGCGCAGATCGACCCGCTGGGCAAGCCGGTGCCGTTTGCCGCCATCGCCGGCCAGGCGCCGGCAAGCCAGGCGGATGAAGCGCCGCCGCAGCAGGCCCAGGCGGCGGCTGCGCCCGAGTACGTGTTCGGCTGGAAGGTAAAAGGGCGCTACAAGGGCCTGCCGCTGCGCGGCGACGGCAAGATCGGTGGCATGCTGGCCGTGCGCGACGCCAGCCGTCCGTTTCCGCTGCAGGCCGATGTGTCGGTGGGCGACACGCGCATCGCGCTGGCGGGCACGCTGACCGACCCGGCCAACCTGGGCGCGCTCGACCTGCGGCTGGAACTGTCCGGCGCCACCATGTCCGACCTGTATCCGCTGATCGGAGTCACTTTGCCCGACACGCCGCGCTATTCCACCGACGGCCGGCTGAGCGCGCGCCTGCGCGAGCCGGGCGGCGCGGTGTTTCATTACCGCGATTTCAACGGCAAAGTGGGCGCCAGCGATCTGCATGGCGACCTGACGTTCACGGCTGGCGAACCACGGCCCAAACTGGCGGGCAACCTGAATTCGCGCCTGCTCCGCATGCGGGACCTCGGGCCGCTGGTGGGCGTGCCGCCCGCGGGCCAGGCCAAGAGCGCTTCAAAGGACAGCCCGAAGCGCCCGCCCGGCGGCAAGGTGCTGCCCACGCAGGAGTTCCGCACCGAGCGCTGGCGCGTAATGGACGCCGACGTCACGCTGGCCGCCGAACGCATCGTCTACGACGAAGACCTGCCCATTACCAAGCTGAGCGTGCACCTGGTCATGGACAACGGCCTGCTCACGCTGGACCCGCTGCGTTTCGGCATGGCCGGCGGCACCATCGACACGACATTGCGGCTGGACGGCAGCCGCACGCCCATGGCCGGCAAGGCGCGGATCGCGGCGCGCGGCCTGCGCCTGAAGCGGCTGTTTCCGAAAGTGGAATCGATGCAGCGCGCCCTGGGTCAGCTCAACGGCGACGCGGCGCTCAGCGGTACCGGCAATTCCGTGGCGGCGCTGCTGGGCAGCGCCAGCGGCGATACCCGGCTGCTGGTCAATGATGGCGTGATCAGCCGCGCCTTGATGGAAATCGCGGGCCTGAACGTGGGCAACTACGTGGTCAGCAAGCTGTTCGGCGATGAAGAGGTCAAGATCAACTGCGGCGCGGCCGACCTGCATATGCAGCGCGGCGTGATGACGCCGCGGGTGTTTGTGTTCGATACCGAGAACGCGCTGGTGCAGGTGGACGGCACCGTCAACTTCAAGGACGAGACCCTGGACCTGGACATCAAGCCCCGCAGCAAGGGCGTGCGGGTTTTTTCGCTGCGTTCACCGCTGTATGTGCGAGGCACGTTCGGCGACCCGCAGGCTGGCGTGCACGTGCTGCCGTTGGCCGCGCGCGGCGCCGGGGCGGTAGCGCTGGGCGTGTTGCTGACCCCGGTGGCCGGCCTGCTGGCCCTGGTGGCGCCCAGCGCCGGCGAAGACGACAACCAGTGCGCCACGCTGCTGCAGCAGATGCAAAAACCGCCCAAGGCGCCGCCGGCCCAGGGCCGCGCGAACGGGCAGGGGGCGGGCAAATAGGGGCGGCCGGTAGGGGCGGCAGGTAGGGCGCGCGCCGGAAGCGGTTCAGGCCGTGCCGGCCAGCGCGTCCCAGGTCAGCATGGCAAGGCGCACCGACTGCTGCAACATTTTGCGCGACGCGCCGTCGCGAGCCTGGATCGCCATGCCGTGCAGCACGGTGGCGTAGTAGGAGGCCAGGGCGGGAAGGTCTGTGTGCGCGGGCAGTTCGCCGTGCCGCACGGCCTCGCGCAACCGCTGCAGAATCAGCGCCTGGGTGTGGCGCCGGCTGTCGCACAGCATTTTCTGGACGGGGGCATGTTCGTCGGTGCCCGTGGGCGCGCCCAGCACGATCAGGCAGCCCTTGGGCCGGCCCGGCTGAGTGCCGGCGCGGACCGCGGCCAGCAACATGTTCTCGATGCCGGCCCGGACCGTGGGTGCGCTGAGTAGCTCGGCTTGCGTGCAGCCACCCTCGCGGCTGCCGTACAGCGCCACGGCGTCGCGGAACAACTGCTCTTTTGAGCCGAACGCGCTGTACAGGCTGGGCGCGTTGATGCCCATCGCGGCCGTCAGGTCGGCCAGCGACGTGCTTGCGTAGCCCTTTTCCCAGAACAGATCCATGGCCTTCTGCAAGGCCGTGTCGCGATCGAAAGAGCGGGGGCGTCCTCGGTCTGCCATAAGCGCGATTCTACTCGTCGCACGCCGGGCTTGACGGCCGCATGGGATTGGAGCGATGATATTTGTATTGATTACTACAAATATGGACTCACCATGTCAGACCTGCAAGGCAAGATCGCTTTTGTTACCGGCGGCAGCCGGGGTATTGGCGCGGCCATCGCGCGCCACCTGGCCGCGCGCGGCGCTGATGTCGCCATTACCTACGTCAGCACGCCCGAGCGCGCCCAGGAGCTGGTGGCGGAACTGCGTGGCGCGGGCCGGCGCGCCCACGCCTACGCGGCCGACGCCGCCGACCACCAGCAGGTGCGCGCCGCTGTCGAACAGGCCGTGCGCGACCTGGGCGGCCTGGACATCCTGGTCAACAACGCCGGCATCTTCATCGCGGGCGGGCTGGACACCCTGTCGCACGCCGATTTCCAGCGCACGCTCGATGTCAACGTAAGCGCCGTATTCGCCGCTACCCAGGCCGCGCTGCCGCACCTGCCGCGCGGCGGGCGCATCATCAACATCGGCAGCTGCCTGGCCGGCCGAGCCGGCGACGCCGGCCTGGCTGCGTATTCGGCCAGCAAGGCGGCGGTGGCGGGCTTGACCAAGGGCGCGGCGCGCGACCTTGGGCCGCGCGGCATTACCGTCAACGTGGTGCATCCGGGCCCCATCGATACCGACATGAATCCGGCCCAGCGCGAAGGCGCCGCCGAAAGCGCCGCGCGCCTGGCGCTGCAGCGCTATGGCCACGTCGACGACATCGCCGGCATGGTGGGCTACCTGGCCAGTCCGGCCGCGGGCTACGTCACGGGCGCGGAAATCTCGGTAGATGGCGGGTTCGCTGCTTAAACGAACAGGCCGTCGGGCCTGGCGAACAGACCGGGCTTAGCCCTCGCTGGCGCGCGCGTATTCCGTGGCGATCTGTTCGCTGGCTGTCCATAGGCGGCGCGCGCTTTCGTCGATGACTTCATCGGTCATCGACTCCGACGGCAGGGTTTGCGCCAGGCTGCCCACGACACGCTTGTCGCCGGGCAGCAAGATGGGCACGGCCACGCCGCCCAGGCTGGGCGTGATGCGTTCGCGACTCAGGGCATAGCCGCGCCGCCGGATCGCCGCCAGGTTCTTGCGGAACGCATCCCACGAATCGCCCAGCTCGGCCGCGGCGATGGCGGCGCCGTTGCGCAGGTAGGTCTGCCGCACGCGGTGCGGCGCCAGATAGGCCAGCAGGGCCAGCGACGCCGCGCCCTGGAACAGCGGAAACGGCACGCCGCGCGCGCGCCGCACCATGATGCGGCGGCCCTTGTGGGTAAGCATGTCCGGGCCTTCTTTGTAGATGCACAGCACCTGGTCGCGGTACAGGTTGTGCAACAGCAGCACGCGGTTCTCGGCGTGTAGCGTGCGCAGCACCTTGCGGCCCGCCAGGTAAAGCGGGTCGGTCAATTGCAGCAGGTGTTCGAGTTCGATGATGCGCGGCCCCAGCGCATAGGTGCCGCCCGACGAGGGCGCCAGCAGGCCCGCATCGCACAGGGCCTTCAGGTACCGGTACGCCGTCGAGCGGGTATAGCCCAGCAGCGCCGAGATCTCTTCGATGCGCAGGATAGGCCGGGCGAGCGAGAACAGGTCGAGTATCTCGAAAGCCTTGTCCAGGCTGGTGGAAGCATTTTCCTTGGCGGTCACGGAGGCAGTCCGAACAGGGTGAATCGATAAAGCGAACAGGCGACGCCCCACATGATAAGCGCCGTAACGCGTCTGTCTATTCGAGAATATTAAAAAATCCCAAAATACGGGAATATTGACTTTATCAAAATAGCGGGATATTGTTCATGACAACGCGGCCCATTCCGCCGCAAGCCCTCCACCGCCATGGCCGATCCCGCTACGACGCGCCCGCAGAAACCCCTTACCGGCCGCGTGCCGCCGCAAGCGGTGCGGCGCCGCGAGTTTCCGGCTCTGCCGGCCGAAATACTGCAGCGCTACGCCCGCATTGAAGACCTGACCGCCACCGCGTCCGACGCCATGGACAAGCTGGGCCTGGCCGGCGTGGTGCCGGCCTCGGTGCTGGCGCCGCAGTTACCGGCGGCGCGCCTGGTGGGGCAGGCCGTCACCGTGCGCAATACCGAACGGCCGGAAGCCGTGGGCGCCGCCGCGCAGGCAGGCCAGAGCCGCATGGGCGAGCACGAGGCTTACAACCTGGCCGAGCCCGGCAACGTGGTGGTCATCGAAGGCCTGCCCGGCGTGTCCAACCTGGGCGGCCAGTCGGCTAGCGTGGCCCATCGCGCGGGTTGCGCGGGCGCCATCGTCGATGGCGGGTTCCGCGATCCGCGCATGGCGCGCGCGCTCGGCTTTCCCATCTGGGCGCGCGGCGTTACGCCCATTACTGGTAAGTGGCGCCTGCAAACGGCCGAGATCAACGGGCGCGTGCGCATCGGTGGCGTGGCGGTCGAGGCCGGCGACCTGGTGCTGGCCGATGAATCCGGCGTGGCCTTCGTCCCGTATGCGCAGGCGCAGGCCGTGCTGCAGGAAATGGAACACATCCAGGCCGGTGATCACCGGCAGCAACGCGATATCGCCGCCGGCGTCGACCTGCAGACGCTGGCAAGCACCAAATACAAGTAGTCCGATAAACGTTCCTCAAAGAGGGAGCCATGGAGACAAGTATTGAATGCGTGGTCGGCGCAGCCGACATCCTGGGCGAAGTGCCGCTATGGTGCGACCGCACGCTGCGGTTGTGGTGGGTGGACGTGCGGCGCAGCGCGCTGCAGTCGTACGACCCCGCCACGGGCCGGCACCAGGCGCGCCGCCTGCCTGAAGGCATGCTGGTGGGGTCGATCGCGCTGCGCGAGGCGGGCGGCTTTCTGCTGGCCACCAACACCGGCCTGTACCGCTACGATCCCGACGTGCCGCAGCCCCCGACGTTCCTGGCCAACCCCGAGGCCGACAAGCCGGCCAATCGCCTGAACGACGGCAAGTGCGACCGGCGCGGGCGTTTCTGGGTGGGCAGCATGCGCGATGCCCAGCGCCTGCCCGAAGGCACCCTGTACCGGTTCGACCCCGACTATGCCTGCCATGCGCAATTCAACGAGATCGTGGTGCCGAACTCGATCGCCTGGAGCCCCGACGACCGCACCATGTACTTTGCCGACACGCATCGGCAACTGATCTGGGCGTTCGACTTCGACGTGGATGACGGCGTGATCTCGAACCGCCGCGTCTTCAAGGACTGGACCCACCATCACGGCCGCCCCGACGGCTCGACGGTGGACAGCGAAGGCTACCTGTGGAACTGCATGGTCGCCAGCGGCGAGCTGGTGCGCCTGGCGCCCGACGGCAGCGTCGACCGCGTCATCGCGCTGCCGGTCACCAACCCCACCTGCCCGGCGTTCGGCGGGCCGGACCTGGCCACGCTGTACGTTACCAGCCATTCGCAGCGCATTCCGCCCGAGCGCCTGGCGGCCGAGCCCTGGGCCGGCGCGCTGCTGGCTCTGGATGTTGGCGTGAAAGGCCTGCCCGAGCCGCGCTTTGCCGGCTGAACGCACAGAGGAGATCTCATGCGTATCCTGACTTTGATGCTGGCACTGACCAGCATGCTGGTGGCCGCGCCGGGCGCGGCGAACGATGTGGTGCGGCTGGTGGTGCCGTTTTCGGCGGGCGGGCCGGTGGACCAGGTGGCGCGCATCCTGGCGCCGGGCCTGGAAGACGCGCTGGGCGCTACCGTGGTGGTCGAGAACCGCGGCGGCGCGGGCGGCACGGTTGGCACCAACTACGTGGCCAAGTCCCCGCCCGACGGCCGTACCGTACTGATGGCGACTTCAGGCTTCGTGATCTCGTCGCAGACCACCGCCAACCTGCCGTACGACCCGCATAAAGACCTGGAACCCCTGGCGCTGGTGGGCCAAGTGCAGACATTGCTGGTGGTGCGGCCCTCGCTGGGCGTGAATACCCTGGCCGAACTGGTGAAACTGGCCAAGTCCGGCAAGCCTCTGTCGTTCGGTTCTACCGGCGTGGGCGGCACCATGCACGTGGGCGGCGAACTGCTGAACCACGCCGCCGGCATCCAGGCGCTGCATGTGCCGTATCGCGGCGCGGCGCCAGCCATTACCGCGCTGATGGCCGGCGAAGTCGATATGGTGAACGCCGACGTGCCCGTGCTGCAGCCCTATGTGAAAAGCGGCCGGGTCAAGGCGCTGGTGATCTACGACACCAAGCATTCCGTCGAACTGCCCGACGTGCCCGACGCCGTCGAAGCCGGGTACCCGCAACTGCTCATGAGCAACTGGTACAGCGCCATGGTGCCCGCCGGCACGCCGCAGGCAGCGAAGCAGAAGCTAGAGCAGGCGTTTCTCGCCGCGATCCGCCGGCCCGACATCGCGCAGCGTCTGTCCGAAGCCGGCCTGCGCGGCCCCATGGGCACGGCCGACTTCCGGAAGAAACTGGACGCCGAGTTCGAGCGCTGGGTGCCGTTCCTGCGCGACGTCGGACTGAGCGCGAAAAAATGAGCGACGCCGCTTTCACGCCCGTGCATCGTTTGCTGCAGCTCGGCCCACTGCCGCCCGGCCTGCAGCGCGAGGCCGCCAGCCGGTATGTGCTGGAGCCGCTGTGGACCCAGCCCGAGCCCGCGCGGTTCCTGGCCGAGCAGCAGGGCGCCTTCGACGGGGCCATCATGATGTCGCGCCATGGCTGCTCGGCGTCCGTCATCGAATGCCTGGCCGCCGCGCCGCGTCCCGGCGTGGTGGCCTGTTTCGGCGTGGGCTATGACGGCATCGACCTGGCCGCGGCCCGCCGCCACGGCGTGCAGGTCAGCACCACGCCCGACGTGTTGACCGATTGCGTGGCCGATACCGCGCTGGGCCTGATGTTGGCCTGCGCGCGCCAACTGGTGGCGGCCCATCGGCATGTGCAGGAAGGCGCCTGGCTGCAAGGGCCTTTTCCGCTGGCTACCCGGGTCAGCGGCAAGCGGGTTGGCATTGTCGGCCTGGGCCGCATCGGCCAGGCCATCGCGCGCCGCGCCGGCGGCTTCGACATGCCGGTGCGCTACCACGGGCGCAGCGCGCGCGCCGGCGTGCCGTACGAGTTCGAGCCTGACCTGCACGCGCTGGCGCGCTGGGCCGATTTTCTGGTGTTGGCCTGCCCCGGCGGGCCGCAGACGCGCCACCTGGTATCGGCCGACGTCCTGCAGGCGCTGGGCCCCGAGGGCTACCTGATCAACATCGCGCGCGGCAGCGTGGTCGACGAAGACGCGCTGGTCGAGGCCATCCAGGACGGCCGCATCGCGGGCGCCGGGCTGGACGTCTATGCCGACGAGCCGCGCGTGCCGGCCGGCTTGCTGGGCACCGACCGCGTGGTGACCTTGCCGCATGTGGCGGCATCCACGCGCGAAACCCGCCACGCCATGGAGCAGCTGGTGCTCGACAACCTGGCCGCCTTCTTCGCCACCGGCAAAGTGCTGACCCCGCCCGCCTGACGACCTGCCTGCCTCATGATCATTGAACACCGCACCTATACCGTGCCGCACGGCACGCTGGACGATTACCTGGCGCGCTTCGAGCGGCAGGCGCTGCCGGTGCTGCGGCACCATCTCGGCCACCTGGTGGGCGTGTATGTCAGCGAGATCGGCCCTTTGAACCAGGTGTTGCACATCTGGGCCTACGACAGCCTGGCCGATCGCGAGCAGCGCCGCGCCACCCTGGACGCCGACCCGGACTGGATCGCCTTCAAGCAGGGCAATCGCGGCGCGTTCATCGCGCAAGAAGTGAAAATACTGCGCCTGGCGCCGTTCTCGCCGCGTCCCGGGCAGCCGTCCGCATGAGCCGCGCCACGCCCTGCGCGCACAGTGCGCTGAAAGCCAGGCTGGCGCGCGGCGAGCTGGCCATGTCGCTGATCGTGCGCAGCGCGCGTGGCCCCGAGATTGCGCTGGTGGCTCGCAGCAGCGGCTTCGACGCGCTGTACATCGACCTGGAGCACAGCCCGCTGTCGCTGGATACCGCCAGCATGCTCTGCATTGCCAGCCAGGCGGCAGGCGTCACGCCCCTGGTGCGCGTGCCGCAGGCCAGCGCGGCCTGGGTGTCGCGCGCGCTGGACGGCGGCGCCATGGGCGTGATCGTGCCGCACGTCGAAGACGCGGCCACGGCCCGCGCCGCCGTGGCGCTGGCCAAGTATCCGCCGCTAGGGCAGCGCTCGGTGTCCACCACCTTGCCGCAACTGGCCTACCAGGCCATGCCGGCGGCCGAGTCGCAGTGCCTGCTGAATCGCGAGACGCTGGTGGTGGCGATGATAGAAAGCCGCCAGGGCCTGTGGCATGCCGACGAGATCGCCGCCGTGGAAGGCATCGACATGCTGCTGGTTGGCGCCGGCGACCTGGCGGCCGACCTGGGCGCCGCCGGCCCGGCCGTCCAGGCGGCGCTGCGCGACGCGTTCGATACCGTCATCGCCGCGTGCAAGCGGCACGGCAAGGCGGCCGGGGCAGGGGGGCTGGCCGGCCAGCTCGACCTGCTGGCCGAAGTCGTGGCGGCGGGCGTGCGCTACGTGTCGGCCGGCACCGATACCGGGTTCCTGCTGGCGGGCGCGCAGGCCAAGGTCGCCGCCATACGCGCGCGATGCCCGCCCGGAGCCGATGGCCGATAAGTTGTCCACGGTTTGTGCACCGGGTTATACACGTGGTTTGCACGGGCTTATCCACAGCCTTGTCCCCAGGCTGGGCCGAGGGCGGTCAGGGTGGATGGTGGGCGAGAAAAAACCATGTATAATCTCGTTCTTCTCGCGGCGGGGCTGCCTTTTACACGGGGCGTTTCGCGGCTAGCGGGCTGTTAGCTCAGTTGGTAGAGCAGCGGACTCTTAATCCGTAGGTCGAGTGTTCGAGCCACTCACAGCCCACCAGAATTCAATAAGACAAAGCCCTTACGGTATCTGCCGTAAGGGCTTTGTCTTTGCAGGCTCGCAGCCGCCTTCGCACGACGCGGGTCTGTCAAGACTTCTGACCGCTCCACATAACCTCTCCGCTGATCCAGCAACCTGCCATTCGGCCATCGGCATCGAAACGGGTACCTCAAGCCCCTTGCCGGTCTGGTCGGCCGCCACGCCAGGGGCCGGTCAGTGCCGAGGCAAACACCACGGCGACAGGTTGCTATGGTCGGGCCGGTTTTGCAATCCAATCCGCGCCCTGACGCTTTATTATCTTGATTGATCGAATCATCACGCTTCAGTAGATCCGGCGGTCCGGGCGTCTGGCGTGTCCGCCAGCGTTGTCATCCGGAGCCCCAGCATCATGCAGATTTTCCGCTCGATATTCCTCGCCGCCCTGTTCGCGGCTGTGTGCGCGTCGGTCTCGGGCTGCGCCAATACGCCATCGCCGCCGCCCGAGCCGCAGGCGCAGCCCGCCGCCGGACCGCAACCCCGGCTGACGATCCAGGCGGGCGAGGGCGAAAAGCTGAACCTGCCCTGGTTCGTCCGGGATGCGCAGCACTGGATCAACGAGTAGTTTCCCGCACGCCTTCAGCACATCGGCGCCCTAGCGCCAGGATGCATCCATGAATCCGGACCCTTTCAATTTGCAGCGGTTCGTCGATGCGCAGACTAGCGTCTATGCCGAGGTGCTGGATGAACTGGCCCGTGGCCGCAAGACGACCCACTGGATGTGGTTTATCTTTCCGCAACTGCAAGCCTTGGGCCGCAGCGGCACGGCCCGCCACTACGGCCTGGCGTCCAAGGAAGAGGCGGCGGCCTACCTGCGGCACCCCGTGCTGGGCGAGCGGCTGCGCCAATGTGTGGATCTGCTGCTTGGGTTGGGACAGACCGACCCCCACGCCATTTTCGGCTCGCCCGACGACCTGAAGTTCAGGTCGTGCCTGACGCTTTTTGCCGCGGTCGCGCCCGGCGAGTCCCGGTTCAGCGATGCGCTGGACCGGTTTTATCCGGAAGGGCCGGACAGGCTGACGCTGGACCTCTTGGGGTAGGGCTTGCGTCGTGTTCCACCGGGTTGATTACCGGTGCCGCTTCAGTCGGCCCGCTATTTTGTTAGTGCGCTCACCTGCTCGAACGACCCGGATGGTTTCATCCGGGCGCTTCGCTCTTTACCGCGCATTCTCCTGAATCTTCTCTCCGCCGCGTTCAATGTCTTGGCCGGCGCCGTGCATGGTGTTGCAGCCTGCCGTCACGCTGGCGGCGAGCAGAGCCATTACGACCATCCATTTCTTGCTGTTCATATCCTTCTCCTGGTTCAGGTTGAGAACTCGACTTGCACGCGCGGACAGCAAGTAGCGTGCCCGGGGCGGTGGCGGGCGGAATCTGCGGCGCCCGGCGCAAGCAGGATGGAATACAAGTTTCTGGGGTCGGGCAGGGCGGGAATCAACGCCACGTCGCGGCCCAGCCCCAGCGCGGTGACTTCTTCGTACAGCACGCGCAGCACGGAAAAATCTTCCATGGCGAAGCCCACGGAATCGAACACGGTGATGCCGGCATCGCTGGCGCGGCCGGCGGCCTGCCCGCGCAGCACCCGCCATAGTTCCGTAACCGGGAAGGCGGCATCCATTTGCTGGATGTCGCCTTCGATGCGGCTTTGCGGCTCGAATTCGACAAAGACCGAGGCCGCGGCCAGGATGGCGGGGTGCAGCTCGGTTTTGCCGGGGCAGTCGCCGCCCACGGCGTTCAAGTGCATGCCCGGCTCGATCATGCCGGGCGTCAGGATGGTGGCGCGGGTCTTGTCCGCCGTGACCGTGGTCACGATGTCGGCGCCGCGCACGGCCTCTGTGATGCTGTCGGCCGCGATCACCGCCAGGCCTGGCGTGGCGGCCAGGTTGCCGGCCAGCTTGCGGGTGGCCGCGGGGTCGATGTCGTAGGCGCGTATCTCTGCAATACCGAGCAGGTGGTGGAACGCCAGCGCCTGGAATTCGCTTTGCGCGCCATTGCCGATCAATGCCATCGAACGCGCGCCCGGACGCGCCAGCGCACGTGCCGCCATGACCGAGGTGGCGGCGGTGCGCAGCGCCGTGGCCAGGGTCAGCTCGCTGACCAGCAGCGGGCGGCCGGTGGCGACCTCGGCCAGCGCGCCGAAAGCCATGACGGTGGGCAGGCCGCAGCGCGGGTTCTTCGGATGGCCGTTGACATACTTGAAGCTGTACAGCGCGTGGTCGGCGGCGGGCATCAGCTCGATGACCCCGTCGGGCGAGTGCGTGGCCAGGCGCGCTGATTTATCGAACTCCGGCCAACGCAGGAAGTCGG
Proteins encoded in this region:
- a CDS encoding YkgJ family cysteine cluster protein, giving the protein MPRLPSYSVDLVSPATLGGHDAANPCLSCGACCAHFRVSFYCGEVAGENGGTVPVDLVRPISPLRVCMAGTEQGGGRCVALRGELGQPGIHCAIYLQRPTPCREFEVWQPDGSVNPDCQRLRAALGLPPLAPRPDAENDPQGPVHPHQPAAA
- a CDS encoding DNA-3-methyladenine glycosylase I, whose amino-acid sequence is MAVRTDFPDGLARCAWVDGSVDYRRYHDEEWGRPVDDDRALFEQLSLEGFQSGLSWRTILDKREGFRRAFANFDIDTVARYTAARVEKLVADAAIVRHRGKIEAVINNARRAREMRERHGSLAAYFWRYEAPPATGAAGPVSQSAQSLALSKDLKKLGWKFVGPTTVYAFMQSVGMVNDHSPHCHHHAECEQARARFVRP
- a CDS encoding AsmA family protein, with protein sequence MTRTKKVLIGLGGAIVLLLAALVLVIALFDWNQLKPTINERVSAALGRPFAVNGDLTVQWRRPVDEPGWRGWVPWPHISMDDVSIGNPDWAEEPAMATLQRAEFSLSPLPLLSHHVVIRQIQLTRPAASLLRLKDGRANWVFTLPDTGEPSPWVMDIDEIGFDQGQVQFRDETLRADIEAQIDPLGKPVPFAAIAGQAPASQADEAPPQQAQAAAAPEYVFGWKVKGRYKGLPLRGDGKIGGMLAVRDASRPFPLQADVSVGDTRIALAGTLTDPANLGALDLRLELSGATMSDLYPLIGVTLPDTPRYSTDGRLSARLREPGGAVFHYRDFNGKVGASDLHGDLTFTAGEPRPKLAGNLNSRLLRMRDLGPLVGVPPAGQAKSASKDSPKRPPGGKVLPTQEFRTERWRVMDADVTLAAERIVYDEDLPITKLSVHLVMDNGLLTLDPLRFGMAGGTIDTTLRLDGSRTPMAGKARIAARGLRLKRLFPKVESMQRALGQLNGDAALSGTGNSVAALLGSASGDTRLLVNDGVISRALMEIAGLNVGNYVVSKLFGDEEVKINCGAADLHMQRGVMTPRVFVFDTENALVQVDGTVNFKDETLDLDIKPRSKGVRVFSLRSPLYVRGTFGDPQAGVHVLPLAARGAGAVALGVLLTPVAGLLALVAPSAGEDDNQCATLLQQMQKPPKAPPAQGRANGQGAGK
- a CDS encoding TetR/AcrR family transcriptional regulator; its protein translation is MADRGRPRSFDRDTALQKAMDLFWEKGYASTSLADLTAAMGINAPSLYSAFGSKEQLFRDAVALYGSREGGCTQAELLSAPTVRAGIENMLLAAVRAGTQPGRPKGCLIVLGAPTGTDEHAPVQKMLCDSRRHTQALILQRLREAVRHGELPAHTDLPALASYYATVLHGMAIQARDGASRKMLQQSVRLAMLTWDALAGTA
- a CDS encoding 3-oxoacyl-ACP reductase family protein, which codes for MSDLQGKIAFVTGGSRGIGAAIARHLAARGADVAITYVSTPERAQELVAELRGAGRRAHAYAADAADHQQVRAAVEQAVRDLGGLDILVNNAGIFIAGGLDTLSHADFQRTLDVNVSAVFAATQAALPHLPRGGRIINIGSCLAGRAGDAGLAAYSASKAAVAGLTKGAARDLGPRGITVNVVHPGPIDTDMNPAQREGAAESAARLALQRYGHVDDIAGMVGYLASPAAGYVTGAEISVDGGFAA
- a CDS encoding IclR family transcriptional regulator, whose protein sequence is MTAKENASTSLDKAFEILDLFSLARPILRIEEISALLGYTRSTAYRYLKALCDAGLLAPSSGGTYALGPRIIELEHLLQLTDPLYLAGRKVLRTLHAENRVLLLHNLYRDQVLCIYKEGPDMLTHKGRRIMVRRARGVPFPLFQGAASLALLAYLAPHRVRQTYLRNGAAIAAAELGDSWDAFRKNLAAIRRRGYALSRERITPSLGGVAVPILLPGDKRVVGSLAQTLPSESMTDEVIDESARRLWTASEQIATEYARASEG
- a CDS encoding RraA family protein, encoding MADPATTRPQKPLTGRVPPQAVRRREFPALPAEILQRYARIEDLTATASDAMDKLGLAGVVPASVLAPQLPAARLVGQAVTVRNTERPEAVGAAAQAGQSRMGEHEAYNLAEPGNVVVIEGLPGVSNLGGQSASVAHRAGCAGAIVDGGFRDPRMARALGFPIWARGVTPITGKWRLQTAEINGRVRIGGVAVEAGDLVLADESGVAFVPYAQAQAVLQEMEHIQAGDHRQQRDIAAGVDLQTLASTKYK
- a CDS encoding SMP-30/gluconolactonase/LRE family protein, giving the protein METSIECVVGAADILGEVPLWCDRTLRLWWVDVRRSALQSYDPATGRHQARRLPEGMLVGSIALREAGGFLLATNTGLYRYDPDVPQPPTFLANPEADKPANRLNDGKCDRRGRFWVGSMRDAQRLPEGTLYRFDPDYACHAQFNEIVVPNSIAWSPDDRTMYFADTHRQLIWAFDFDVDDGVISNRRVFKDWTHHHGRPDGSTVDSEGYLWNCMVASGELVRLAPDGSVDRVIALPVTNPTCPAFGGPDLATLYVTSHSQRIPPERLAAEPWAGALLALDVGVKGLPEPRFAG